From one Candidatus Sulfotelmatobacter sp. genomic stretch:
- the mtnA gene encoding S-methyl-5-thioribose-1-phosphate isomerase, with amino-acid sequence MIQTLEWTDQGVRFIDQTKLPMEEVYVTCKTHEQVADVIRNMVVRGAPAIGVAAAMGIALGVNNSGAESIGDLKRDFDQICDLIGKTRPTAVNLFWAIRRMQEKFENIRIRSIPQIRRDLIEEAQRMHAEDIAANQAMGRHGATLMPSSGGVLTHCNAGALATAGYGTALGVIRAAVEQGKRIHVYADETRPFLQGSRLTAWELMKDGIPTTVISDNMAGAMMSQGKIGAIVVGADRIAANGDVANKIGTYTVAILAKEHGIPFYVAAPISTVDLACPDGSRIPIEQRNGREVTHIAGKRMVPDGVEVENPAFDVTPAKYVAAIITEKGIARAPYEESLRGLAAQVAEVPR; translated from the coding sequence ATGATTCAAACCCTGGAATGGACCGACCAAGGCGTACGCTTCATCGATCAAACGAAGCTGCCCATGGAAGAAGTTTATGTGACCTGCAAGACGCATGAGCAGGTCGCCGATGTCATTCGCAACATGGTGGTGCGCGGCGCACCCGCGATTGGCGTGGCGGCCGCTATGGGAATCGCGCTGGGCGTAAACAATTCCGGCGCGGAATCTATCGGAGATCTGAAGCGCGACTTCGACCAGATCTGCGATCTCATCGGCAAGACGCGGCCGACGGCGGTAAATCTGTTCTGGGCGATTCGACGCATGCAGGAAAAGTTCGAGAACATCCGCATCCGATCCATTCCGCAAATCAGGCGCGACCTGATCGAAGAAGCCCAGCGCATGCACGCGGAAGACATTGCGGCCAACCAGGCTATGGGACGCCACGGCGCAACGCTTATGCCCAGCTCGGGCGGAGTGCTCACGCACTGCAACGCTGGAGCGCTGGCAACGGCGGGATATGGCACGGCGCTGGGTGTGATCCGCGCGGCCGTTGAGCAGGGAAAGAGAATTCATGTGTACGCCGACGAGACCCGTCCGTTTCTGCAAGGCTCGCGGCTCACGGCGTGGGAGTTGATGAAAGACGGCATCCCGACCACCGTGATTTCCGACAACATGGCCGGGGCGATGATGAGCCAGGGCAAGATCGGGGCGATTGTGGTGGGCGCCGACCGCATTGCGGCTAACGGCGATGTGGCCAACAAAATCGGCACATACACGGTGGCCATCCTGGCGAAGGAGCACGGCATTCCATTCTATGTAGCCGCGCCGATTTCGACTGTCGATCTCGCTTGTCCTGATGGTAGCCGGATTCCGATTGAGCAGCGCAACGGTCGCGAAGTTACGCACATCGCCGGGAAACGGATGGTGCCGGACGGCGTGGAAGTAGAGAATCCAGCGTTCGATGTGACGCCGGCAAAGTACGTGGCGGCCATCATCACAGAAAAAGGGATCGCGCGAGCTCCGTATGAAGAGTCCTTACGCGGTCTGGCCGCGCAGGTGGCGGAAGTCCCTCGGTGA
- the pyrE gene encoding orotate phosphoribosyltransferase, with protein MPSARQKLLRTLAHKSFRLGDFKLSSGGTSDYYIDCRTTTLDAKGSRLTGEVFLEEIRQRGWNARAIGGLTMGADPIVVAVAVVSGELDGFLVRKAEKQHGTGRRIEGFREKGARVVIVDDVCTTGASTVLAIEAAREFGFDVVGVICLVEREEAKGRPNVEKAAAPAPFSSIFTANDVRKEHVLQNDETDAGMHRPTSND; from the coding sequence ATGCCTTCGGCGCGTCAGAAACTGCTCCGCACCCTTGCCCACAAGTCGTTTCGCCTGGGCGACTTCAAACTTTCTTCGGGCGGGACCAGCGATTACTACATCGACTGCCGAACCACTACGCTGGACGCGAAGGGATCGCGACTAACCGGGGAAGTTTTCCTGGAGGAAATCCGGCAGCGGGGATGGAACGCACGGGCCATTGGCGGGCTCACCATGGGCGCGGATCCGATTGTGGTCGCGGTCGCCGTGGTGAGCGGCGAACTAGATGGATTTCTGGTGCGCAAGGCCGAAAAGCAGCACGGCACCGGCCGGCGTATCGAAGGTTTCCGCGAGAAGGGCGCGCGAGTCGTGATTGTCGATGATGTCTGCACCACCGGGGCATCGACCGTGCTGGCGATTGAGGCGGCGCGCGAGTTCGGATTCGACGTGGTCGGCGTGATCTGCCTGGTGGAGCGGGAAGAAGCGAAGGGACGTCCGAACGTAGAAAAGGCGGCTGCACCCGCTCCGTTCAGTTCGATTTTCACGGCGAACGATGTACGCAAAGAGCACGTGCTGCAAAACGACGAAACCGACGCCGGCATGCATCGACCAACGAGCAACGACTGA